One part of the Arabidopsis thaliana chromosome 4, partial sequence genome encodes these proteins:
- a CDS encoding uncharacterized protein (unknown protein; LOCATED IN: mitochondrion; Has 30201 Blast hits to 17322 proteins in 780 species: Archae - 12; Bacteria - 1396; Metazoa - 17338; Fungi - 3422; Plants - 5037; Viruses - 0; Other Eukaryotes - 2996 (source: NCBI BLink).) has protein sequence MPSYIYVRSVNRLSYQPHPTTVILGIFVFVKARTEVLGFCSSAILLGLWI, from the coding sequence ATGCCttcgtatatatatgttcGTTCGGTTAATCGTCTTTCTTACCAACCTCACCCGACGACGGTGATTTTAGGGATTTTCGTGTTCGTCAAGGCTCGCACtgaggttttagggttttgctccTCGGCGATTTTGCTGGGCCTTTGGATTTGA